A genome region from Aliivibrio salmonicida LFI1238 includes the following:
- the rlmD gene encoding 23S rRNA (uracil(1939)-C(5))-methyltransferase RlmD: MAQFFKPKKKASVNTKHLSVDVVRLDHNSAGIAFVDKKPVFIEGALPEEQAIIQFIEQKKQYSRAKLIKLTKKSSKRQAPICQHYDDCGGCNLQHLQHAEQIIAKNDKLQELMKKQGVDACDVAEPILANEHDYRRRARISLIMNKQTNQLDFGFRKKQSKEIVNVRHCPVLVKELDQHLESLYTLLNQLKGKRHLGHVELVQADNGSVLLIRHVAAFNEKDQQALLHYCEERDLILYLMPESDVLNHVYGEEPYYVIDEVKIYFTPKDFIQVNASINDSMVNQALTWLDLNADDCVLDLFCGLGNFSLPLAQKVKTVVGIEGVEEMVKRAQSNAKRNELDNVTFYQANLEEPIDQQVWASTKFTKILLDPARAGAAGVMQTVAKLKPETVVYVSCNPATLARDSQLLIQRGYKLTRLGMLDMFPHTGHLESMALFER; this comes from the coding sequence ATGGCGCAATTCTTCAAACCGAAAAAGAAAGCTTCGGTAAACACAAAACACCTATCTGTAGATGTGGTTCGATTAGACCACAATAGTGCGGGTATTGCTTTTGTGGATAAAAAACCGGTGTTTATCGAAGGCGCCTTACCTGAAGAACAAGCGATAATTCAATTCATTGAGCAAAAGAAACAATATTCTCGTGCTAAATTGATTAAATTGACAAAAAAAAGCAGTAAACGCCAAGCTCCAATTTGTCAGCATTATGACGATTGTGGTGGTTGTAATCTTCAACATTTACAGCATGCAGAGCAAATCATTGCTAAAAATGACAAGCTGCAAGAGTTAATGAAAAAACAAGGTGTTGATGCTTGTGATGTTGCTGAACCCATTCTTGCGAATGAGCATGATTACCGACGCCGAGCTCGTATTAGTTTAATCATGAATAAACAAACGAATCAATTGGATTTTGGTTTTAGAAAAAAACAGAGCAAAGAAATTGTTAATGTTCGTCATTGTCCCGTTTTAGTAAAAGAACTCGATCAGCATTTAGAATCGCTATACACCTTACTTAATCAGCTTAAAGGTAAGCGACATTTAGGTCATGTTGAATTAGTTCAAGCAGATAACGGAAGTGTATTGCTCATTCGCCATGTCGCTGCATTTAATGAAAAAGATCAACAAGCTTTACTTCATTATTGTGAAGAACGAGATTTGATCCTATACCTAATGCCTGAGTCAGATGTATTGAATCACGTATATGGCGAAGAACCGTATTATGTCATTGATGAGGTGAAGATTTATTTTACGCCTAAAGATTTCATTCAAGTTAATGCCTCAATTAATGACAGCATGGTAAATCAAGCATTAACTTGGTTGGATCTCAATGCGGACGATTGTGTACTCGATTTATTCTGTGGCTTAGGTAATTTCAGTTTGCCATTGGCACAGAAAGTAAAAACAGTCGTAGGTATTGAAGGCGTTGAAGAAATGGTTAAGCGCGCTCAATCTAACGCAAAACGAAATGAATTAGATAATGTGACGTTTTATCAAGCAAATTTAGAAGAGCCGATTGATCAGCAAGTGTGGGCAAGCACAAAGTTTACAAAGATTTTACTGGATCCTGCCAGAGCAGGGGCTGCAGGAGTGATGCAAACTGTGGCAAAATTGAAGCCTGAAACCGTCGTTTATGTATCGTGCAACCCAGCAACACTTGCACGCGATAGCCAATTGCTTATTCAACGCGGTTACAAGCTTACTAGGCTAGGTATGCTTGATATGTTCCCACATACGGGACATTTAGAATCTATGGCATTGTTTGAGCGATAA
- the barA gene encoding two-component sensor histidine kinase BarA — MTKYGLRARVITLTLAPTLIIGLLLSGFFTINRYHDLETQLVSSGTSIIEPLAISSEYSMTAKNREAVRRLISYAHRKHSKIVRSIAVFDENHDLFVTSNFHPNFESLTFPKDKPIPLLLDIEFLDDSLILRAPILAEGQFTANFDASHVNEALGYIAIELDLSSLRLQQYQEIFSALLVLILGLSLSGVFAFRLMQDVTQPISHMVSVVDRIRRGHLNVRIENKLHGELDTLKNGINAMAISLSDYHVEMQQSIDQATSDLRETLEQLEIQNVELDIAKKRAQEAARVKSEFLANMSHELRTPLNGVIGFTRQMLKTSLSDNQKDYLQTIERSANNLLTIINDILDFSKLEAGKLLLENLPFDFQDSLDEVVSLLAPSAHEKGLEITLKIDPRIPSGLIGDPLRIQQVLNNLVGNSIKFTEKGNIDISIELKHLNDDFIDVQFVVRDTGIGISERQQAQLFQAFSQADASISRRYGGTGLGLVITQKLVSQMGGEIGLSSRLHQGSTFWFTMRMHPTELPMIDERDVSQLEKKKLLLIEPNMQSASILQQQFIHHGVFVTYRSTLPDTLENHDYALISLSSSDKPDAEALKAMVKKITPYCPTIVIGLPSTELTLTEELNKYSYMTCLSKPFAKKKLLDALLVQPNSQVIEALPDLMASHDVPKRLPIKVMAVDDNPANLKLISALLHEQVESVVTCKNGIDAVQQATEQKFDIILMDIQMPKMDGVMACKEIRKTALNSGTPIVAVTAHAMAGERERLISEGMDDYLTKPIEEHVLQQVIIHWSPLTDHKEVEKIVILPDNIPDITIDDPSCPATSSIDWSAALKQSAGKEDLAKEMLLMLIEFIPEVDSWVTKAIDKKATAEDLCHYIHKLHGSSSYCGVLRLKQLCNLIETALRQGQDIKNIEPELFELQDEMEKVTSDAQILLN, encoded by the coding sequence ATGACAAAATACGGCTTACGTGCACGAGTCATCACACTAACATTAGCACCAACGTTAATTATTGGTTTGCTATTAAGTGGCTTTTTCACCATAAACAGATACCACGATCTTGAAACTCAGTTAGTCTCAAGTGGAACCAGTATTATTGAACCGCTTGCTATTTCAAGTGAATACAGCATGACAGCAAAAAATCGTGAAGCCGTACGTCGACTGATCAGCTATGCGCATCGAAAACACTCAAAAATTGTGCGTAGTATTGCGGTGTTTGATGAAAATCATGACCTGTTTGTCACGTCCAATTTTCATCCTAACTTTGAAAGCCTCACTTTTCCTAAAGACAAACCTATCCCGCTTCTGCTTGATATTGAATTTTTAGATGATTCATTAATTTTAAGAGCGCCAATTTTAGCCGAGGGGCAATTTACCGCAAACTTTGATGCTTCCCATGTCAATGAGGCGCTAGGGTATATTGCTATTGAGCTCGATTTATCAAGCTTACGACTCCAGCAATACCAAGAGATATTTTCAGCCTTATTAGTCTTAATTTTAGGTCTCAGCTTATCTGGCGTTTTTGCCTTTCGTTTGATGCAAGACGTAACCCAACCTATTTCACACATGGTAAGTGTTGTTGACCGTATTCGCCGTGGTCACTTGAATGTGCGTATCGAGAATAAATTGCATGGCGAATTAGATACTCTCAAAAACGGCATCAATGCCATGGCGATTTCTTTATCTGATTATCATGTTGAAATGCAACAAAGCATCGACCAAGCGACTTCCGATTTACGAGAAACGTTAGAACAGCTTGAAATACAAAACGTAGAGTTAGACATCGCTAAAAAACGCGCTCAAGAAGCTGCTCGAGTTAAATCTGAATTTTTAGCAAACATGTCTCACGAACTGAGAACACCACTCAACGGGGTTATTGGTTTTACTCGTCAAATGCTAAAAACATCACTGTCTGATAATCAAAAAGATTACCTACAAACCATTGAGCGATCGGCCAATAATTTATTGACCATCATTAATGACATTCTTGATTTCTCCAAATTGGAAGCGGGCAAATTACTGCTAGAGAATCTACCGTTTGATTTCCAAGACAGTTTAGATGAAGTGGTTAGCTTACTCGCCCCAAGCGCTCACGAAAAAGGATTAGAAATTACGTTAAAAATCGACCCTCGCATTCCATCTGGGTTAATTGGTGATCCTTTACGAATTCAGCAAGTACTAAACAATTTGGTTGGTAATTCAATTAAATTTACAGAAAAAGGCAACATCGATATCTCCATCGAGTTAAAACACCTTAATGATGACTTTATTGATGTGCAGTTTGTGGTTCGAGATACCGGCATTGGTATATCTGAGCGTCAACAAGCACAACTATTCCAAGCATTTAGTCAAGCGGATGCGAGTATATCTCGTCGTTATGGTGGTACTGGCCTTGGTCTTGTTATTACTCAAAAACTCGTGTCTCAAATGGGCGGAGAAATAGGATTAAGCAGTCGTCTTCATCAGGGATCTACATTCTGGTTTACGATGAGAATGCATCCAACAGAATTACCAATGATTGATGAACGAGATGTCAGCCAATTAGAGAAGAAAAAACTGCTCTTAATTGAACCTAATATGCAGTCAGCCTCCATATTACAACAACAATTTATTCACCATGGTGTCTTCGTCACTTACCGTTCTACATTGCCAGACACACTTGAAAATCACGATTATGCATTAATAAGTTTAAGCTCAAGCGATAAACCTGATGCAGAAGCATTAAAAGCAATGGTTAAGAAAATTACACCATATTGCCCAACAATTGTAATTGGATTACCAAGTACTGAACTGACCTTAACCGAAGAGCTCAATAAATATTCATACATGACGTGTTTATCAAAACCGTTTGCGAAGAAAAAACTATTAGATGCTTTATTAGTACAACCGAATTCTCAAGTTATCGAAGCGTTACCTGATTTAATGGCGTCACATGACGTGCCAAAACGCTTACCGATCAAAGTGATGGCTGTTGATGATAACCCAGCAAACCTTAAGCTAATCTCAGCATTACTGCATGAACAAGTTGAAAGTGTGGTTACCTGTAAGAATGGTATTGATGCCGTACAACAAGCAACAGAGCAAAAGTTTGATATTATTTTGATGGATATTCAAATGCCGAAAATGGACGGCGTAATGGCATGCAAAGAGATCCGAAAAACAGCCCTGAATTCTGGAACGCCTATTGTTGCGGTAACGGCTCATGCAATGGCCGGTGAACGAGAAAGATTGATTAGCGAAGGCATGGACGATTACTTAACAAAGCCAATTGAAGAACATGTACTGCAACAAGTCATCATTCATTGGAGTCCATTAACCGATCATAAGGAAGTAGAAAAAATCGTTATTCTTCCTGATAATATTCCTGATATTACAATTGATGATCCATCTTGCCCTGCGACTAGTAGCATTGATTGGAGTGCAGCACTAAAACAATCAGCAGGAAAAGAAGATCTCGCAAAAGAAATGTTGCTTATGCTTATTGAGTTTATTCCAGAAGTCGATAGCTGGGTGACGAAAGCCATTGATAAAAAAGCAACAGCAGAAGATCTTTGCCACTATATCCATAAGCTTCATGGTAGCAGTTCATATTGTGGGGTATTACGACTAAAGCAATTGTGTAATTTGATAGAGACGGCGTTACGACAAGGACAAGACATTAAAAATATTGAGCCTGAGTTATTCGAACTTCAAGACGAAATGGAAAAAGTAACCTCTGACGCTCAAATCTTACTTAACTAA
- the acpS gene encoding holo-ACP synthase: protein MAIVGLGTDIAEIERVEKALSRSGDAFAERILSQSEFERYQGLKQKGRFLAKRFAAKEAASKALGTGISHGVTFHDFTISNDDNGKPILTLSGKALVLSQQSSVSHIHLTISDERHYAVATVIFES, encoded by the coding sequence ATGGCAATTGTTGGCCTTGGGACTGATATCGCTGAAATAGAAAGGGTAGAGAAAGCCCTTTCTCGCTCAGGAGATGCGTTCGCTGAACGCATCTTAAGTCAGTCTGAGTTTGAGCGTTATCAAGGATTAAAGCAAAAAGGGCGTTTTCTCGCAAAACGTTTTGCCGCAAAAGAAGCCGCGTCAAAAGCCTTAGGGACTGGAATTTCTCATGGAGTGACTTTTCATGATTTTACGATTTCAAATGATGATAATGGAAAACCGATCTTAACGCTTTCGGGTAAAGCACTTGTGTTGTCTCAGCAGTCCTCAGTGTCACACATTCACCTCACCATTTCTGATGAGCGTCATTATGCGGTAGCGACGGTTATTTTTGAGTCTTAA
- the pdxJ gene encoding pyridoxine 5'-phosphate synthase, translating to MSSILLGVNIDHVATLRNARGTKYPDPVHAAEIAERAGAAGITIHLREDRRHIKDRDVRILRETLQTRMNLEMAVTDEMVGIALETQPEFVCLVPEKREELTTEGGLNVVGQLEKVKAATQTLSKAGIKVSLFIDADNAQIDAAVACGAPFIELHTGAYADAETEEAEQIELKKIAAGATYAASKGLIVNAGHGLTYHNVEAIAALPEIYELNIGHSIMGRAVFDGLEKAVADMHRIMLGARK from the coding sequence ATGAGTTCAATTTTACTTGGCGTCAATATCGATCACGTAGCCACTCTTCGTAATGCAAGAGGGACTAAATACCCCGATCCAGTGCACGCTGCTGAAATTGCAGAACGTGCAGGTGCTGCGGGTATTACGATTCATCTACGTGAAGATCGTCGTCATATAAAAGATCGTGATGTGCGAATTTTACGTGAAACACTGCAAACTCGAATGAATTTAGAAATGGCAGTGACGGATGAAATGGTCGGAATTGCATTAGAAACACAGCCAGAATTTGTTTGTCTTGTGCCAGAAAAGCGTGAAGAGTTAACTACTGAAGGTGGTTTGAATGTCGTTGGTCAACTTGAAAAAGTGAAAGCCGCAACTCAAACGTTATCAAAAGCAGGTATTAAAGTATCCTTGTTTATTGATGCAGATAACGCCCAGATTGATGCAGCTGTTGCGTGTGGGGCTCCTTTTATTGAGCTTCATACTGGTGCGTATGCTGATGCAGAAACAGAAGAAGCCGAACAAATTGAATTGAAAAAAATTGCGGCAGGGGCAACTTATGCGGCAAGTAAAGGGCTGATTGTTAATGCGGGTCATGGTTTGACGTATCACAATGTTGAAGCTATCGCAGCATTGCCTGAAATCTATGAGTTAAATATTGGTCACTCGATTATGGGAAGAGCGGTGTTTGATGGATTAGAGAAAGCGGTCGCTGATATGCATAGAATTATGCTAGGTGCTCGTAAGTAA
- the recO gene encoding DNA repair protein RecO — MEEGLQRCFVLHRRPYSESSLILDVFSEEYGRLSIISKGARSKRSNLKGVLQAFTPLLMKWSGKGSMRTLRQAETISLAIPLTGINLYSALYINELVVRVIEQETPYPALFLDYLTALTELAQTKNPEPALRRFELALLSSLGYGVDFLHCAGSGEMVSPEMTYRYREQKGFMASIRHDPLMSFKGDELIAISERRFITPEQLKAAKRFTRIALKPYLGGKPLKSRELFLPRTRSILK; from the coding sequence GTGGAAGAAGGCTTACAACGTTGTTTTGTCCTGCACCGTAGACCGTATAGCGAAAGCAGTCTAATTTTAGATGTATTTAGCGAAGAGTATGGCCGTTTATCTATTATCTCTAAAGGGGCACGCAGTAAGCGTTCAAACCTTAAAGGTGTATTACAAGCATTTACACCGCTATTGATGAAATGGTCGGGTAAAGGCTCAATGCGAACTTTGCGTCAAGCTGAAACTATCAGTCTGGCTATTCCTCTCACTGGAATTAATTTATATTCAGCCTTATACATTAATGAACTAGTGGTAAGGGTGATTGAACAAGAAACCCCGTATCCTGCTTTATTTCTCGATTATCTCACCGCATTGACTGAACTTGCTCAGACTAAAAACCCAGAACCTGCATTAAGACGTTTTGAATTGGCTTTACTGTCGTCATTGGGTTATGGCGTGGATTTCTTGCATTGCGCAGGCAGTGGTGAAATGGTTTCTCCTGAAATGACGTATCGCTACAGAGAACAGAAAGGGTTCATGGCATCGATTCGACACGACCCTTTAATGAGTTTCAAAGGTGATGAACTTATCGCTATCAGTGAGCGTCGATTTATAACACCAGAGCAATTAAAAGCGGCAAAACGCTTTACACGTATAGCCTTAAAGCCGTATCTTGGCGGTAAGCCCCTAAAAAGTAGGGAACTGTTTCTTCCAAGAACAAGGAGTATTCTAAAATGA
- the era gene encoding GTPase Era → MSDDKEFDLDAYFSSEAKTESSDNQHCGFIAIVGRPNVGKSTLLNQILGQKISITSRKPQTTRHRIMGVDTEGDYQAIYIDTPGLHIEEKRAINRLMNRAASSSLSDVNLVLFLVDGTHWTPDDEMVLNKLRKAGFPTVLLVNKVDNVKDKNDVMAHLQTMTEKMDFVDVVPISAKSGSNVDVVQKLVRDHLPKAVHHFPEEYVTDRSQRFMASEIIREKLMRFTGEELPYSVTVEIERFDYNPKMDGFHINGLILVERLGQKKMVVGKNGEKIKVIGREARLDMEGLFDRKVYLELWVKVKSGWADDERALRSLGYIDDL, encoded by the coding sequence ATGTCAGATGACAAAGAATTCGATCTAGATGCGTACTTCTCATCAGAAGCTAAAACAGAATCTAGCGACAACCAACACTGTGGCTTTATTGCTATCGTTGGTCGTCCAAACGTAGGTAAATCAACACTTCTAAACCAAATATTGGGACAGAAGATTTCGATTACATCTCGTAAACCTCAAACGACTCGTCACCGCATTATGGGTGTTGATACGGAAGGGGATTATCAAGCGATTTATATTGATACGCCAGGTCTTCATATTGAAGAAAAGCGTGCGATTAACCGCTTAATGAACCGTGCTGCAAGCTCATCATTAAGTGATGTTAACTTGGTTTTATTCTTGGTAGATGGTACTCACTGGACACCAGACGATGAAATGGTATTGAATAAGCTGAGAAAAGCTGGATTCCCTACTGTTCTATTGGTAAACAAAGTAGATAACGTTAAAGATAAAAATGACGTTATGGCTCATCTTCAAACGATGACTGAAAAAATGGACTTTGTTGACGTTGTGCCAATTTCAGCAAAATCAGGCTCTAATGTTGATGTTGTTCAAAAGCTAGTTCGTGATCATTTACCAAAAGCAGTTCATCATTTCCCTGAAGAATACGTAACTGACCGTTCACAACGCTTTATGGCTTCAGAGATCATTCGTGAAAAGCTGATGCGTTTTACGGGTGAAGAACTGCCATATTCGGTAACAGTAGAGATCGAACGTTTTGATTACAATCCTAAAATGGATGGTTTTCATATTAATGGTTTGATCCTTGTTGAACGTCTTGGCCAAAAGAAAATGGTCGTAGGTAAGAACGGCGAAAAGATCAAAGTCATTGGTCGTGAAGCTCGTCTTGATATGGAAGGGTTATTTGACCGCAAAGTGTATTTAGAACTTTGGGTTAAAGTTAAATCTGGTTGGGCTGATGATGAGCGAGCACTTCGTTCTCTTGGTTACATCGACGATTTATAA
- the rnc gene encoding ribonuclease III — protein MTSPLQRLERKIGYKFNDEGFLKLALTHRSANGTHNERLEFLGDSILSFVVADELYHRFPKVDEGDMSRMRATLVRGHTLAELGREFELGDYLFLGPGELKSGGFRRDSILADAVEAIIGGIYLDSDTEVIRRIILAWYKTRLDSIEPGISQKDPKTRLQEYLQGRRKPLPTYTVTKIKGEAHNQEFTIECIVAGLDKPVIGKGSSRRKAEQSAADIALGQVN, from the coding sequence ATGACATCTCCATTACAACGCCTAGAACGCAAAATAGGCTATAAATTTAATGATGAAGGCTTTCTTAAGTTAGCACTGACTCACCGTAGTGCTAACGGAACTCATAATGAACGTTTAGAATTTCTAGGCGATTCAATTTTGAGCTTTGTGGTTGCTGATGAACTTTATCACCGTTTTCCTAAAGTGGATGAAGGTGATATGAGTCGTATGCGTGCAACGCTAGTTCGTGGTCATACTCTTGCTGAGTTAGGTCGTGAATTTGAGTTAGGGGATTACCTATTTTTAGGCCCTGGCGAATTGAAAAGCGGTGGCTTCCGTCGAGATTCAATTTTAGCGGATGCGGTTGAAGCGATCATTGGTGGTATTTATCTTGATAGTGATACCGAAGTCATTCGTCGAATTATTTTAGCATGGTACAAAACACGCTTAGATTCGATTGAACCAGGTATCTCTCAAAAAGATCCAAAAACACGTCTTCAAGAATACCTACAAGGTCGTCGTAAGCCGTTACCAACGTACACTGTGACAAAAATTAAAGGTGAAGCTCATAATCAAGAGTTCACTATTGAATGTATCGTAGCAGGCTTGGATAAGCCTGTTATCGGCAAAGGAAGCAGTCGCCGCAAGGCAGAACAGTCGGCTGCTGACATAGCATTAGGACAAGTAAACTAA
- the lepB gene encoding signal peptidase I produces MANTFSLILVLVTLFTGVIWTIDKFVLAPKRKQKIAAAREQANGQVDDATLVKVAPQPAWIEQAVSIFPVIGLVLVLRSFIYEPFQIPSGSMMPTLLVGDFILVEKFSYGIKDPVWRTQLVDVGKPERGDIVVFKYPPQPNIDYIKRVVGKPGDTVIYSASKQICVKPKGESKCNIIPLTNMKDSEFMQDRTNLVQYTEQLASDTTHDILVNPMRSDRVSMYQPRPGYNEWVVPEGNYFVMGDNRDNSADSRYWGFVPEANLVGKAVGIWISFEFERGSDSMLPSFIPTGVRFNRIGGID; encoded by the coding sequence ATGGCTAACACTTTTTCACTGATTTTAGTTTTAGTAACACTGTTTACTGGTGTTATTTGGACTATTGATAAATTCGTCTTGGCACCAAAGCGCAAACAAAAAATTGCAGCCGCCCGTGAGCAAGCGAATGGACAAGTTGATGATGCAACACTTGTAAAAGTCGCTCCTCAACCAGCATGGATAGAACAAGCTGTTTCTATTTTTCCAGTGATTGGCCTTGTTTTAGTGTTGCGCTCATTTATTTATGAGCCGTTCCAGATCCCATCCGGTTCGATGATGCCGACGCTTTTAGTCGGTGATTTTATCTTGGTCGAAAAATTCTCTTATGGAATTAAAGATCCTGTTTGGCGTACACAACTTGTAGATGTGGGGAAACCAGAACGTGGTGATATTGTTGTTTTTAAATATCCACCACAACCAAATATCGACTATATTAAACGTGTAGTAGGTAAACCTGGTGACACTGTTATTTACAGCGCTTCTAAGCAAATTTGTGTGAAACCAAAGGGTGAGAGCAAGTGTAATATTATCCCGTTAACGAACATGAAAGACAGTGAATTCATGCAAGATCGCACTAACTTAGTTCAATATACCGAGCAGTTAGCAAGTGATACTACGCATGATATTTTGGTTAACCCAATGCGTTCTGATCGAGTATCTATGTACCAACCACGACCAGGGTATAACGAGTGGGTAGTACCAGAAGGTAACTATTTTGTAATGGGCGATAATCGTGACAACAGTGCTGACAGCCGTTATTGGGGCTTTGTCCCAGAAGCGAATTTAGTTGGTAAAGCGGTCGGGATCTGGATCAGCTTTGAATTTGAACGTGGTAGCGATAGTATGCTGCCTTCCTTTATTCCTACTGGTGTTCGTTTTAACCGCATCGGTGGCATAGACTGA
- the lepA gene encoding translation elongation factor 4 has protein sequence MKHIRNFSIIAHIDHGKSTLSDRLIQVCGGLSDREMAAQVLDSMDLERERGITIKAQSVTLNYTANDGETYQLNFIDTPGHVDFSYEVSRSLAACEGALLVVDAGQGVEAQTLANCYTALEMDLEVVPILNKIDLPAADPDRVAEEIEDIVGIEAMEATRCSAKTGLGVDAVLETIVKCIPAPEGNPEGPTQALIIDSWFDNYLGVVSLVRVKHGSLKKNDKIKVMSTGQAWNVDRIGIFTPKQVDTDGLNTGEVGWVVCGIKDILGAPVGDTLTHAKGGCEERLPGFQKVKPQVYAGLFPISSDDYENFRDALGKLSLNDASLFYEPESSSALGFGFRCGFLGMLHMEIIQERLEREYDLDLITTAPTVVYEVVLNNGDLLYVDSPAKLPAVNDLDEIREPIARCNILVPAEYLGNVISLCIEKRGTQVDMIYHGNQVALTYDIPMSEVVLDFFDRLKSTSRGYASLDYNFQRYELSNMVRVDVLINAERVDALAIITHHDNAQGRGRLLVEKMKEFIPRQMFDIAIQAAIGGHIIARSTVKQLRKNVIAKCYGGDISRKKKLLKKQKDGKKRMKQIGNVELPQEAFLAILHVGKD, from the coding sequence ATGAAGCATATTCGTAATTTTTCTATTATTGCCCATATCGATCACGGTAAATCAACACTATCTGACCGCCTTATCCAAGTTTGTGGTGGCCTGTCAGACCGTGAAATGGCAGCACAAGTTCTTGATTCAATGGATCTAGAACGTGAACGTGGTATCACTATTAAAGCCCAGAGTGTAACTCTAAACTACACGGCGAACGATGGTGAAACTTATCAACTAAACTTTATCGATACACCTGGACACGTTGATTTCTCATACGAAGTATCACGTTCACTTGCGGCTTGTGAAGGCGCATTATTAGTGGTTGATGCAGGTCAGGGTGTAGAAGCTCAAACTCTAGCAAACTGTTATACCGCTCTTGAAATGGATTTAGAAGTCGTTCCAATCTTGAATAAGATTGACTTACCAGCGGCTGATCCTGATCGTGTAGCAGAAGAAATTGAAGACATCGTTGGTATTGAAGCGATGGAAGCGACACGTTGTTCAGCAAAGACTGGGTTAGGTGTTGATGCCGTTCTTGAAACGATTGTTAAATGCATTCCAGCACCGGAAGGCAATCCAGAAGGTCCAACCCAAGCGTTGATCATTGACTCATGGTTTGATAATTACTTAGGTGTTGTTTCTTTAGTTCGAGTTAAACATGGCTCATTGAAGAAAAATGACAAAATTAAAGTAATGAGCACTGGCCAAGCATGGAATGTTGACCGCATTGGTATCTTCACTCCAAAACAAGTGGATACTGATGGATTAAACACAGGTGAAGTAGGCTGGGTTGTTTGTGGTATTAAAGATATTTTAGGCGCACCAGTGGGTGATACATTAACTCACGCTAAAGGTGGCTGTGAAGAGCGCTTACCTGGTTTCCAAAAAGTAAAACCACAGGTATATGCTGGTTTATTCCCTATATCATCGGATGATTATGAAAACTTCCGTGATGCATTGGGTAAATTAAGCTTAAATGATGCGTCTCTTTTCTATGAACCAGAAAGTTCTTCAGCACTTGGTTTTGGTTTCCGTTGTGGCTTCCTTGGTATGCTACACATGGAAATCATTCAAGAGCGTTTAGAGCGTGAATACGATCTTGACCTTATTACAACTGCACCAACGGTAGTGTACGAAGTTGTGTTGAATAATGGTGATTTACTGTATGTAGATAGTCCAGCAAAACTGCCAGCAGTGAACGACTTAGACGAAATACGTGAACCAATTGCGCGTTGTAATATTTTGGTGCCAGCGGAATACTTAGGCAATGTAATTAGCCTATGTATTGAAAAGCGTGGTACTCAAGTTGATATGATTTATCATGGCAACCAAGTGGCATTAACTTATGATATTCCAATGTCTGAAGTGGTGTTAGATTTCTTCGACCGTTTGAAGTCAACCTCTCGTGGTTATGCATCATTAGATTACAACTTCCAACGTTATGAACTTTCTAACATGGTTCGTGTTGACGTATTGATTAATGCTGAAAGAGTCGATGCTCTTGCTATCATTACTCACCATGATAATGCACAAGGTCGTGGTCGTTTGCTGGTTGAGAAGATGAAAGAATTCATCCCTCGCCAAATGTTTGATATTGCAATTCAAGCAGCAATCGGCGGGCATATTATTGCACGTTCAACGGTTAAGCAATTACGTAAAAATGTAATCGCAAAATGTTACGGTGGTGATATTAGCCGTAAGAAAAAACTGTTGAAGAAGCAAAAAGACGGTAAGAAACGCATGAAGCAGATTGGTAATGTTGAATTACCTCAAGAAGCTTTCCTTGCGATTCTTCATGTAGGTAAAGATTAA
- a CDS encoding SoxR reducing system RseC family protein, with translation MMTALATVLDVQDDIVVVGCQQKTSCNHCASQDSCGTGIVSKVLPGKVHHWAFHTDKKLTIGQMVEIGLPEKNLLQSAAIVYLVPLFFLLFGALISEWLISPLIGIGEVTTIVIAGLSSWGGYFIAKTLSHRIEQKTEQQVSLIRVLGESISDTISVNAAG, from the coding sequence ATGATGACTGCATTAGCAACGGTTCTTGATGTTCAAGATGATATTGTTGTTGTTGGTTGCCAACAAAAAACAAGTTGTAATCATTGTGCGTCACAAGATTCTTGTGGGACAGGTATTGTCTCTAAGGTCCTTCCTGGAAAAGTACATCATTGGGCTTTTCATACGGATAAAAAATTAACGATTGGGCAAATGGTTGAAATTGGTTTACCAGAGAAAAACTTACTTCAATCCGCTGCTATTGTTTATCTTGTACCTCTGTTTTTTCTTTTATTTGGCGCCTTAATCTCTGAATGGTTAATTTCTCCTTTAATTGGTATCGGAGAGGTGACAACAATTGTAATTGCTGGACTTTCATCGTGGGGAGGGTATTTTATTGCGAAAACCCTTTCTCATCGTATTGAACAGAAAACAGAACAACAAGTTAGTCTAATTAGAGTCCTTGGCGAGTCAATTTCTGACACTATCTCAGTAAATGCCGCAGGATAA